Part of the Pseudomonadota bacterium genome, ATCGGCAGGTTACCCCTGAAGATCATCGTCCCGATCACGGACTGGAAGCCACCCTACGTCAACTATCCATGGATGGTTTACCTTGAGCCCAACAAACTGAACGGCCTCCCAGAAGTCGGGGGCCGATACGTTCCAGGTCCGGTCTATCGATCAATCCCGCTTGGTAAAGAAGCGGGGCGTTCCTCGAGCCGGTGATGGAGGAGATCGCGGCGGGGGTTGCGATCTGTATCGAATATAAGTGATAAAAGATGCGAAAGTCCTCGGATACCGGATTAGAGATGATCGACAAACAAGAATTTTATGGCTCTTCCGCAGAATTTGTGGGTCAGTGGAGAGACGGTCTAGCAATGATCGCATGATAATCATGCGATCATTGCCAGCATCCAAGTCTAATTGGGTGCGCGCCGTTGCAGCGTGAGACCCTTGAGCAAGTTAAGCGCTTCGTACAATTCATAGTCGCTGGTCGCCAGGGTTTGACCGTTTTCGGTATTCGCTTTTGCATCCGTTGGCTTGGTTTCGGTCGGCGCCGCCTCGGCAGGGGGCTGCTTCCCGTTCGAGAGGTGTCGCGTGAGGTTGCTCTCTTTAATCTCGTCCAAGGCCGGATTCTCCGCGGCAGCCACTCTTACCCGGTCTAAAATGATGTCCGGGACGATGCCCTCGGCCTGGATGGACCGACCCGAGGGAGTATAGTAAAGGGCGGTCGTGAGCTTAAGCGCGGCGTTATTGTTCATCGGCAGGATGGTTTGCACGGAGCCTTTCCCGAAGGTCTTGCTCCCCATCAGCACGGCGCGGCGGGCGTCTTGGAGCGCGCCGGCCACGATTTCCGAGGCCGAGGCCGATCCGCCGTTGACGAGTATGACCATCGGCGCCCCGTTCAAGGCATCCTTGGGTTTCGCTTCGAAGCTCAGCTCGGATCCCTTGCCGCGCCCCTTGGTCAGGACAATGAGACCTTTTTCCATGAATACGTCGGCGACGGCCACCGCGGAGCCCAAGATCCCGCCGGGGTTATTACGCAGATCGAGGATGAGCCCGGAGAGCCTGTATTTGTTTTCGCGTTTCAGGGTGTCGAGGGCGGCGGTGAGATCGTCGCCCGTGCGCGTTTGAAAATGCGAGATGCGTACATAGCCCAGTTGCGGTTCCAAGGTCCGGCTCTTGACGCTTTGCACCTTGATTACCGCTCGCTTTACGGAAATCGCCAGCGGCTTTTCCTCGCCTTCGCGCATGATGGTTAGCTGGATAGTCGTTCCGGGTTTGCCCCGCATCATTTTTACCGCGTCGTTAAGGCTCATGCCTTTTACCGGCGTATCGTCAAGGCGGACGATAAGATCCCCCGCCTTGATCCCGGCTTGGTGCGCCGGCGTATCATCGATCGGCGCGATTACCTTGACGAAGCCGTCCTTCATCCCGACCTCGATACCGAGGCCCCCAAATTCCCCGCTCGTCCCTTCCTGCAAGCCGCCGTAGGCGTCGGGGTCGAGGTAGGCCGAATGCGGATCGAGCCCCGACAACATTCCCCGAATCGCGTTCTCGAGTAGATCCGCGTCACCGACCTCTTCGACGTAATCGCTCTTGATCTTCGCGAATACCTCGGTGAACGTGCGCAACTCATCGAGCGGTAAGCCCGCGCGCGGATTCGAGGCGGCATTGGCGATCTCATTTCCGCCGCCAGCGAGTTGAATGCCAAGGCCGAGCCCGAGCGCCAGAATAAAAACGTTTTTCACCATATGTTTCATTTACCGAACTCCACCGGGAAATCAAATAAGATTACGATTAAGTTCGCCATTACCGCAATAAGCGGCCCAGGCGTTGCCGTGGCCGCAGCGATTGGCGACAGGTCCCTTGCGACGGTTCCAGCGCGACCAGCGTGCGCCCGCTCATTTCCGCGGGAGGATCAAGCCCGAGAAGATAGAGCAGCGTTGGGGCAATATCGGCGAGCGTACCGCTCCGTGCAAGTCCGGCGGGACGCCCTATATAGAGCAGCGGTACGCGATTGCGAGTGTGAGCCGTGTACGGCTGCCCGCGCCGCATCTTGGTGGAAACCCCCCGCATCTTCTCGGCGTTACCGTGATCGGCGGTGATGAGCATCTCCCCGCTCACGGCTTGAATCGCGGCCACGATGCGTCCGAGACAGGTGTCTATCGCCTCGATCGCCTTGACCGTGGCCTCGAAGTTCCCCGTGTGGCCGACCATGTCGGCATTCGCGAAATTGCAAACGATGACATCGTATTTCTTGCTATAAATCGCCTCGACCAGGCGATCCGTGATACCGTCGGCGCTCATCTCGGGTTTGAGGTCGTAGGTCGCGACATGGGGCGAGGGCACCAGGATCCGATCTTCGCCGTCGAAGACGCGCTCTTCGCCGCCGTTGAAGAAGTAGGTGACGTGGGCGTATTTTTCCGTCTCCGCGATGCGCAGTTGAGTGAGTCCTTGGTGGGCGAGGTATTCGCCCAAGACGTTGTGCAGGCGCTCCGGGGGATAGGCGCAGGGAATGTGAAAATCGGCGTGATAGCGGGTCAGGCTGACATAGGCGCCGGGCGCCGGCATCCGTCCGCGCTCGAAGCGGTCGAAATCGGGTTCTATAAAAGCCCGGGTGAGCTGGCGGGCGCGGTCGGCGCGGAAGTTCATGAACACCACAACATCGCCATCGGCCACCGTCACCACCTCGCCGTTCGCGGGTACGATCGCCGTGGCTTGGACAAACTCGTCGGCCTCCCCGCGCGCGTAGGCCATGTCGAGGGCGATGAATGGGTCCGTGGATCGGTAGCGGGCGCGGCCGTGGGCGATGAGATCATAGGCTTCTTGGGTACGGCTCCACTGGTGGTTGCGGTCCATGGCGAAATAGCGGCCGATGAGTGAGGCGATCCGTCCCGCGCCGGTCGCGGCAATCTTGACCTGCGCCTCGAGAATGGAGTCGGCGGCGCTTTTCGGGGGGCGGTCGCGCCCGTCCAAGAAGGCATGCAGGTAGATCCTCGTTGCGCCGCGCTTGGCCGCGAGGTCCATCATGGCGAGGATGTGCGCCTCGTGGCTGTGAACGCCCCCGGGCGAGAGCAGACCCAAGATATGGATCGCGCGCCCGCTCCGCACTGCGCGGTCGACGGGAGCGATCAGGTTCTCGTTGCGGAAGAAGGAACCGTCTTCGACGGCGCGGGTGATGCGCGTGAACTCCTGCAACACCAAGCGTCCGGCGCCGAGGTGCATGTGCCCGACCTCGGAGTTTCCCATTTGATTGTCGGGCAGGCCGACGTCTAGGCCCGAGCAACCGATAAATGTATGCGGGTACAATGCCCAGAGATCGTCCCAAACCGGCTTATGCGCGCTATGGATGGCATTGTATTCGGTAGTGTCGCTGTGGCCCCATCCGTCGAGGACGGCGAGGATTAGGGGGCGCGGGATTAGGGGCATGCGCGTGAGGCGAGGCGCGACGGGTAGCTGCGGTGGCTCTACGAAACCGCATACTGGCTGGTAAACATCCGCGCGAGTGTATCATGATCCGGTGTCATTGATTGCGCACACCGGGGATGCCAAGCGCGGGCGTTTCGCGTGGCGGTGAGCATGGCCTTTTCATCCGTGGCCTGGCAAAATGCGCCCATGCGTTACGCCGGTTGCACGGCGGTGCTCGGGGCGAGATCACGATGGCTGGGCAACGCGGTGTAGCGGCGAACGGGGTAGAGGAGATTAAATGGAGCAACTTGGCGAATTCATAGTGAATCACTGGATATTGTTTTCCGTGCTGGTGCTGAATATCTTGGTGCTGGCGCTGTATGTCGCGAAAGGATCCGCGGGCGGGGCGCCGCAACTGCTTCCGGCCGAGGTGACTCGAATCGTAAATCATCAGGACGCGACCATTATCGATGTGCGTGATCAGGCGGCCTATGGCCGCGGGCATATCTTAGGCTCGCTGAGCCTCCCGCTCGCGGACCTGGCGAGCCGCGCGGGCACGGTGACGCTCGATCGCAAGAAACCGGTGATCCTCTGCTGCCAGGCCGGGAACACCTCCGCCGCCGCGGTGGAGCCTTTGACCAAGGCGGGATTCGAGAACATCTACCGGCTCAAGGGCGGAATGCAAGAATGGCAGCAGAGCAATTTACCGGTCACTAAAAAGTAGAGGAGGGCGGAGTTGTTAAGCGAGGCAGAGCTATGACAGGCGCCAACGGGGATCAGAGCAACCCTACGCAAGCGCAACCGCTGGCCGGCCAGTTGGCGATCCAAAAGATCTATGCCAAGGATATTTCCTTCGAGGCGCCGCAGTCCCCGCACGCGTTTCTGCAGAAATTGAATCCGACCATCGACGTCCGGATCAATAATCAAGCCACGCGTCTCGATGAGGAGGTCCACCAGGTGGTGTTGACCGTGACCGTCACCGTGCATAGCGAGGATAAACCGCTGTATGTGGTCGAGGTACAACAAGCGGGGATCTTTACGATCGCGGGCTTTCCCCCGGAGCACCTGGGGGCGATCCTGGCGACGGCCTGTCCCAATATACTGTTTCCTTATGCCCGCGAGGCGGTATCCGACTTAGTGATCCGCGGGGGGTATCCGCCGCTCCTGCTCGCCCCGGTTAACTTTGATGCGCTCTATGCGCAGGAGTTCAAGCGCCGCCAGCAGGGGGTGCCGTCCCACGCGGAGCAGCATTAGGAAGCGGGTTTAACCGCGTTCGCAACCGGCGTTGGATCCTTCCCCCGCGGCAAACACAACGGCGCCTATTCTCGTGATGGGCGCCGGCTCCTGGGGCACGGCGCTTGCCGTCCTGTTGGCGCGCAACGGGCAGCCGACCTACCTGTGGGGGCATGATCCGGCGCACATCGCCTCGCTGCGCGAGATGCGCCGCAACACTCGCTTCCTTCCTGGCATCGTCCTGCCCGAGGCGGTCATGCCGATTACGCACCTCCCGCCGGCCAGCATACGGGATGTCATTATCGCGGTGCCCGTGAATGCCTTGCGCGAGGTCACGCGTGACGTTCTGGCTCAGGTTTCGGGAACCTTACGCATCGCATTGGCATGCAAAGGCATCGAAGCGAGCACCCACAAGCTGGGGCACGAAACCGTCGAGGAGGTGCTCGGGATGAACACGGTCACCGCCTTGGTCTCCGGACCGAGCTTTGCGGCGGAAGTTGCCGCGGGTCTGCCGACCGCGCTGACCGTGGCCTCGCGTAACGAGCCTTTCGCGCGCGATCTGGTCAAGCGTTTACATAACCGGAGCTTTAGGGCTTACATCAGCGAGGACCTCACCGGGGTCGCCATCGGCGGGGCGGTAAAGAATGTCCTGGCGATCGCGGCGGGCGTCGGGGATGGCCTCGGCTTCGGCGCCAATACGCGCGCGGCTCTGATTACGCGGGGGCTTGCCGAGATGGTGCGCTTGGGCTTGGCCTTGGGGAGCCAGCGGGCGACGCTCACGGGTCTCGCCGGCATCGGTGATTTGGTGCTCACTTGTACCGATGATCAGTCGCGCAACCGCAGGCTCGGCCTCATGCTCGGGCGGGGCGTGAGCCTGCCCGAGGCGCTACGCCGCATCGGCCAGGTCGTGGAAGGCGTCCGCACGGCCTACGAGGTATTGTCCTTGGCGCGAAAACACGCCATCGAAATGCCGATAGCCGAGCAGGTCGTGCGCGTTGTGGCTGGCGAGTGTGAGCCGCGCGAGGCGGTGCAGACATTGCTCGCGCGCGAGCCGCGCCAGGAGATCGAGTGCAGCTAGGCTATCGGGCGAATTGGTCATCTAGACAAAGCAGTTTGCGTTGCCGATGAACCCGCGCCATGGAAACCCCGCTGCCGCCAGGCTTCGTAAACAATGACGGCCACAGCATTCGATAAGTTCAGGCTGCGGCATCCGGCCCGCATCGGAATGCGGAAGATGTTCTCGGGACCGAGCCGCTCAAGGAGGTGCGGTGGTAGCCCCCGAGTCTCGGGACCGAACAGGAATGCGTCTTCGGGCCGGAAAGCGATGTCGGTATAACAACCTTGCCCTGTGGTTGAAAACCCGAATACCCGTAGCGGTTGCACGCGCGCCATAAACGCCCCGATCTCGGCATGCACAGCGATCCCCGTCAGTTCGTGATAATCCAGGCCGGCGCGCCGCAGGCGCCTATCCTCGAGCGAGAATCCGAGCGGCTCGATAAGATGCAAGCGCGCTCCGGTATTCGCGCACAGCCGTATAATATTGCCCGTGTTCGGCGGGATTTCCGGCTGATAAAGAACAACATGAAACAAGGTGGCTGATGGCTGCACGAGAACAAGACATGCTGGCCGTCGATTTCCGCGGCTTGCCTTTCGCGACCCCGTTGGTGTTGTTGTCAGGGTGCGTGGGCTTCGGCGAAGAATACACGCGCGTCGCCGGATTTTCCAACGGCGATGCCGGGGCGATCTGCTTGAAGGGGACGACGCTCGAGACGAGACTCGGGAACCGCCCGCACCGGATCGCCGAGACGCCGGGCGGCATGCTGAACGCGATCGGGTTACAGAACCCCGGCGCCCGGGCGGTAGTCGACGCCATTTTGCCGCGCTTGAATTTTGAGGAGACGCGTTTCATCGCCAACGTGTGCGGCTCGACCATCGAAGAATACCGCGAGGTGACTCGGATCTTCGATGATTCACCCATCGATGCC contains:
- a CDS encoding S41 family peptidase; translation: MVKNVFILALGLGLGIQLAGGGNEIANAASNPRAGLPLDELRTFTEVFAKIKSDYVEEVGDADLLENAIRGMLSGLDPHSAYLDPDAYGGLQEGTSGEFGGLGIEVGMKDGFVKVIAPIDDTPAHQAGIKAGDLIVRLDDTPVKGMSLNDAVKMMRGKPGTTIQLTIMREGEEKPLAISVKRAVIKVQSVKSRTLEPQLGYVRISHFQTRTGDDLTAALDTLKRENKYRLSGLILDLRNNPGGILGSAVAVADVFMEKGLIVLTKGRGKGSELSFEAKPKDALNGAPMVILVNGGSASASEIVAGALQDARRAVLMGSKTFGKGSVQTILPMNNNAALKLTTALYYTPSGRSIQAEGIVPDIILDRVRVAAAENPALDEIKESNLTRHLSNGKQPPAEAAPTETKPTDAKANTENGQTLATSDYELYEALNLLKGLTLQRRAPN
- the gpmI gene encoding 2,3-bisphosphoglycerate-independent phosphoglycerate mutase, translated to MPLIPRPLILAVLDGWGHSDTTEYNAIHSAHKPVWDDLWALYPHTFIGCSGLDVGLPDNQMGNSEVGHMHLGAGRLVLQEFTRITRAVEDGSFFRNENLIAPVDRAVRSGRAIHILGLLSPGGVHSHEAHILAMMDLAAKRGATRIYLHAFLDGRDRPPKSAADSILEAQVKIAATGAGRIASLIGRYFAMDRNHQWSRTQEAYDLIAHGRARYRSTDPFIALDMAYARGEADEFVQATAIVPANGEVVTVADGDVVVFMNFRADRARQLTRAFIEPDFDRFERGRMPAPGAYVSLTRYHADFHIPCAYPPERLHNVLGEYLAHQGLTQLRIAETEKYAHVTYFFNGGEERVFDGEDRILVPSPHVATYDLKPEMSADGITDRLVEAIYSKKYDVIVCNFANADMVGHTGNFEATVKAIEAIDTCLGRIVAAIQAVSGEMLITADHGNAEKMRGVSTKMRRGQPYTAHTRNRVPLLYIGRPAGLARSGTLADIAPTLLYLLGLDPPAEMSGRTLVALEPSQGTCRQSLRPRQRLGRLLR
- a CDS encoding rhodanese-like domain-containing protein, with product MEQLGEFIVNHWILFSVLVLNILVLALYVAKGSAGGAPQLLPAEVTRIVNHQDATIIDVRDQAAYGRGHILGSLSLPLADLASRAGTVTLDRKKPVILCCQAGNTSAAAVEPLTKAGFENIYRLKGGMQEWQQSNLPVTKK
- the secB gene encoding protein-export chaperone SecB yields the protein MTGANGDQSNPTQAQPLAGQLAIQKIYAKDISFEAPQSPHAFLQKLNPTIDVRINNQATRLDEEVHQVVLTVTVTVHSEDKPLYVVEVQQAGIFTIAGFPPEHLGAILATACPNILFPYAREAVSDLVIRGGYPPLLLAPVNFDALYAQEFKRRQQGVPSHAEQH
- a CDS encoding NAD(P)-dependent glycerol-3-phosphate dehydrogenase, translated to MGAGSWGTALAVLLARNGQPTYLWGHDPAHIASLREMRRNTRFLPGIVLPEAVMPITHLPPASIRDVIIAVPVNALREVTRDVLAQVSGTLRIALACKGIEASTHKLGHETVEEVLGMNTVTALVSGPSFAAEVAAGLPTALTVASRNEPFARDLVKRLHNRSFRAYISEDLTGVAIGGAVKNVLAIAAGVGDGLGFGANTRAALITRGLAEMVRLGLALGSQRATLTGLAGIGDLVLTCTDDQSRNRRLGLMLGRGVSLPEALRRIGQVVEGVRTAYEVLSLARKHAIEMPIAEQVVRVVAGECEPREAVQTLLAREPRQEIECS
- a CDS encoding tRNA (cytidine(34)-2'-O)-methyltransferase; translated protein: MFHVVLYQPEIPPNTGNIIRLCANTGARLHLIEPLGFSLEDRRLRRAGLDYHELTGIAVHAEIGAFMARVQPLRVFGFSTTGQGCYTDIAFRPEDAFLFGPETRGLPPHLLERLGPENIFRIPMRAGCRSLNLSNAVAVIVYEAWRQRGFHGAGSSATQTALSR